A segment of the Triticum urartu cultivar G1812 chromosome 1, Tu2.1, whole genome shotgun sequence genome:
CAGATAACTAAACAACACCTATACGATATGCATCAGAAGATAAGCTATGGTAgaaagccatagtcaagtaaatAGTATAAcaaaagcacaaagactaatagcaacCAGGTAGAACAAATTGGAATgggaagacagtatgaagccaaaTATAAGAAAGAATTCACACTATGAAGTCCAACAGATCAGGCAAGCAAGCAatttcacgaagacaaactgaaATGTAAATAAGGTAGGGGATAGAACCAGTTACTTTGTGAAGAAAAGGATTTGGTAGaacagttccagttgttgtgacaactgtacgtctagttagggaggctgagattgaactcagaagaccacgtcttcaccttattcctcTTGAGATAAGGatacttagtcctcgcccaatcacttaggtaagtcttcaaggtagacttccaaaccttgaCAGACTCcgttcaccagcgatccacaatgactcttggatccTCAAAATGTGatgcctaactggctggaggGTACACAGTCCTCAAGtttaataagtcttcagatcacatgaacataaagacttcagtgatgcctaacactctttggttGTGGGTGTcttgggctttgtcctcgcaaggttttctctctcaaaggcttcagaggtgggttgctctcaaacgacaaaattcatgcactaactctgagcagccaccaagttatggtgtagggggtggacTACTTATAGCCAGGAGGAAACCCGACATGAtatgtccaaaatgaccctgggtcactaaggaactgacacgtgtccaatggtcggatttcaaacacatgcggcagcttgacttgggctacaagcaaaggtgactcatccaactctggataagatttactatcattgtcttcactcgaagacataggattttggttgagcatcacgTCAGTCTtttgactttgttcacttggaccccacttaacagttcggtggttcctatgactcaagaaagaagaaaatgaaactacgaaagaaactatgtcttcgcactccattgtcttcaagtgaatgtcttcacacgtAATTATCTTCAACGTGAATGTCTTCAtgaaccaccattgtcttcaatgtcttcatacattttaggggtcatctttggtaggaaaaccgaatcattGAGGGACATCTACCTGtattatcctgcaattctcacaaacacattagtccctcaaccatgtttgtcgtcaatactccaaaaccaactaggggtggcactcgATGCACTTACAGGACGTCTCTGCACTAGTGATATGGCTGGCCTGAATTTGGATTTTGGATCTACGTCACTTACATGTTTGGGCTTTGATTTCCTTTTGACTTTTAGAAACCTTTGGTCCTTAGAATCAATTTCTGTCAACTCAGGATTTCTTTACATGGAATGGGACACATGTCCAGGTGGTTGGCTTGACTTCAAATTTTCAGGCTCGAGGGTCTCATGGACTTGAGTTTGATTTCTTGATGTTTTCACGTCTTGTCTTTGGCCCTGGCCGGTAACATGGGTCTTGCCTAGATCCATCATTCAGACATTAGCAAGGAGATAGGGATGACCCTAGGTCCAGCTATAGAAATTTCTATATTTTGTTGTCTCACATGGTTAGTCAAACGATTTGATAAGGATGATTCCATAAATGAACTTTGGCCAATTTAGGATAGGGTTGGACCCCCTTATACCATAGCTTAATTACAAAACACATAGAAAGAGAACGTATATTTGAAGACACCTCTCGACCATTGTGGAGCTATACCATGACCATGTTTGCACATACCATTCTGAGCAGAGCCTTGCATGGTGCAATCACCATTGTCCCTTGCCATACATCAAGTCCAACATTGACATTGTTTATCACTAGATTTATGATGCTACATCGTCCTCATGGTGAACTGTGGTATAGTGATTATGTAAGCGTAAGACAACTGATGCACTTTTAGTAAAAAAAACATCGGAGGCACGGGCTGTGCCACAAATACAAAGCTGATGCGGAGAGAGATGATAGGAATGGATTATTTCCCTGCATAAGAGAGAGAGAGCATATGTTATGATGCATGGCTTTATCGACCACTCATGTttggagaagatgaagagaacGTGAAAGTCCATCAATGCATATCGATCCCTTAAGCGAGTGGAACTAGAAAAATGAAGAGGAAGGGTAACCATGGAGGAGATAAAGGATATTGTCGACAAGATGCCGCTCTCTGCAAAAAAGTGAAAAATAATAATGACATGGCTTCTCCAAATTTCTGAAACAAGCACACCATAAGTATATGCACAAGGAAAATGCTAACTCATAAATGTTTAGTTGGTACGAAACTGGCATACACTTTATGTAGTCGATTCAACTGCATTTTAAAAGCCTCATCATGTGTTTCAACTATATTTTTCATGTGTTTCAACTACATATATCGCCCGTTCAACAACAATGTTTCAACTGCATCGTGTTTTTCAATTGCACTTTTTAAACTGCATCATCTATTCCAGCTACACAATATGAACTCCAATGTTTGGGACACAACAATATTTTTTCAACTGCACTTATTCAACTATGTCATCTCAACTTCAAGTGTGTCTCAACTAGTACAACAAAGTAAGGACCGCCTAATTAACCGTGCCTGTATTTTTATTTTAGTTGATTTGCTGACCACCCTTCTTCCTCCCCTAGTGGGTTCCTCTTCCAACTGACCCATTTGTATCGTCGGCAGCACCGCTACCTCTTCCCTAACTAACAACGCTATCACACGTTGCCTCACTACCCTTTATTGTATGATATGTCACCGCTCATGCCTTCCCTGTAATTCGCACCCACACTGCCATATATTCTATCATTGGTGACCACACTCCTCTCAATCTAAACCTATCAACCCTCTATTAGTCATCTATGGAGATGTCGTGGCCAACAGCACCGTTTACGTCTCGGGTACATTAGAGATGTCATGGCTGGCCATCCCACCTTTGCGTTTGCCTCATTTTTCTACCTCTTCTCTACTGAAATTAACTAAAATGATTTCCCAAGGATGGAAACGCGAACAAATTAATGTACTTCCCCAAATGGACTAGATAAAGTACCTTTACAAAATACTGAAATCAAACTAAGTACACAAGCTCAACACATATACAATCTCATTGTTCTCCTTAGACATGAAATCCTCTGGGGACATGTACGTCTCACTTGAATCTAGCCAGCCGATTGAAGGTGACCACCTCCTCGTCCTATGTGGCAACTCTCCAGAAGCCATCTACACCATGTCGATGCCTTCAGGGTCACTACCACTACCACTACCTCCTGTGGGGCCGCTTGAACCAGCCGCATCCATGCCATAGTAGTAGGACCAGCCACCAGCTCCACCACACATGTTGCCCAGTTGGTTGTTGATGAAGGACTCGTGGTGCATCTCTGCAGCAGCCTTCAGGTTGTTCACTGGGAGGGTATGTTGTTCGGTGAATGCATACATGTCCATGCTCGCATTGGCTGCCTGCTGGATGTCTTGCTTGCTAACCATCTGTGTCGGAGACAAACCATACGACTGGTGGTGGTTCAGGTGCGCATTGGGAGGGATGTAGTATGAGTACCCCTCTTTTGTCCCATCGGTGACATTCAAGTCTGGCGCCCAGTACTGCATGTTGGCCGGGTTTGGGTGGTAGTACATACCAGTCATGGTCAGATTAGGGTAACTCGGGTGCGCCTGTGCGGTAGGGGCAATGACGACGACAGAGTCTATATCGGCCATCCTCGTTTTCCCACCGTGCTGTTGGTCATGATACAATGGTGGGGACACTGGACGTGTCTCTGTGGGTGATTCGGTATGCGGGTCAAGGCTGCGGATGTACTCCATAAGAAGGGAGAGCTGGCCAGGAGGTGGCTGCTCACTGTTCCTCTTCTTCACATGGCGTTTCGCGTTCAGACTGCGCTTGGTGGCATTCCAGTGGTTCTTGACGGCATTGTCTGACCGTCCGGGGAGTTCTCGGGCGATCACCGACCAGCAGTTCCCCCAAGTCTGATGCATCTTGATCAGCTTCATGTCTTCCACTTCGGTCCATTTTTTCCTCTGCAAGGGAAATATTTGTGAGTTAATTAATTATGACATAACATTCCATTGAATTACAATTGAACACAACACTGCACACGAAAAGTAGTATTTACTAACTTGACTTTTTTGAACGCAAGACAACACCCATGTCATTGGAAGCGTTGTCTATTTATAAGCCAACCGCCATTCACCATTGCTTTGAGATTTATATTAACTTTTCTTGTTGTTGGCAAAATTTATGTTTTTTCAGAATAAAAAAATGTTTCTAAGTTTCTTCTTGTTTCATAGTGTATTATAATGTTTCATTGTGTAGTAATAAATAAATATGCCCTTTTTCAGGATCAGATTTACTGGTACATAATGAAATAATATGTTAGActttgaaacaataaaaaactaatgCAATAGTCTTAAACAAGATAAAATTTGCGAAGATTAGAAAACATAGCACGCGTCTCAAAGTATCTAAGGAATCTTAAAGTATCTTAGGAATATATTGGTTCAAAAATTTCTAGACAACCAAGCGTCATATACTCGCACAAACTGACCTATGGCTGATATAAATTACTAAAATGGTGGAATGAGCTTCATAGAAAATGGAAAGGAAAAAATTTAGTATGGGAATAATTATTTGGAGCGCATGGACCCATAAAAAATGATGTGACTTCTTTATTTTGGAGAGATCCTGTTAAAAAATTATTTATTTTGGACAAATCCTGTTAAAAATTACACATATTTTGCATGTGCTACAATGTTGGGGATCAATATTGTGCAATTTGAGGTGGGCAAGATATAGAAAACTTCTAGAAAAATTTTAGTTAGCAATATCAATTATATCGCAAATGCAAGTGTCATTTTTTATTTATAGTTTTGGACTCCCTTTTTTGGAACAAGGCAGAAGATTTGCCATTTTTATTTATTAATAAGAGTAGTTTGTAAGATACCACAAAACGAGACAAAGATAATAAATTACTCTCTTGAAAGTACATTACTCAAATTCTTAGCCCCCACAATATCCCAAAGCGATGCATCATCTTGTATGATGCGAATAATGATCACCACCGGTGTCGCTTTGTTTTGAAAGACATGCAGGTTCCTTTCCTTCCAAATCTCGCATCTAACAAAAAGGAGTAAAGAAAATAGAGCTTTCCTCGGCTTCGAATTGTTGTGGACTCCTTCCCACCAAGTTTTCATGGTCTCAAAATGTTGCCAAAGATCCGCACTAACATGAAGACCAAGCCAAGAAATCACATCGTTCCAGACTCAAAGATAGAATCAAAACTTGAAGAGGAGGTGAGCTGCTGATTCTTACACTTGGTTGCAAAGAGGGCATCCGTTGCAATTTGGCCACTCTCAACATTGTAGCCTATTTGCCGTCCAAATCCCATTTTGGGTGACTAGCCAAGTAAAGAACCTACATATTTGGGAGATGCCCAAACCTTTCAGGCCATGGATAGAAAGTTGGATCAGATGTGGTCGGCCAATCGAGCCTTGTAGGCTGAGGAGGTGGTATAGTTCCTATCGTTAGTCAGCTTCCACATGATTGTATCTTGGACATCTGGTTACATGATGATATTGGAAAGTTTATCCCACAAAATGATGAATTGTTGATGTGCCCTAGTGTTAGGCCTCCTTGATTGTCAATCCGTAGAACCAAAAAACTATCGCTCAAAGCCTTGTTATGTTGCCACCATTCTTGCAAGATATCCCCCAAAAAATGGGCGCATTGTCTTTAGGCCTCAGCCCCTCTAGCCATGATGACTCCCCAAAATTTTGATGTATTTCCATCGTTAGTCATAACCTTAGTGCCCGCCGGGAAGGGATCATGATCATCATTGTTGCATGACATCCCCATAATGCACCACACCCTATGTGGGTCATGCTTGTCAAGCCATAACCATCATGAGTAAAGCGCGATTGTGAACTTCCAAGATTAAGAACTCTTGGGCTATGAAACTCCTTCAGCCTGCAAAATTGCTCCCAATTAATTTCGCACTTACCACTGGTCACTTTATCTATCCGTGCCCAAAGATAGGCGCAACTCATTCTATAAGTATTCCTAAGAACCTCCACTGGGAGGTTAAGTGGTGAAAGATGGTATATCGACACCTCCGGGAGCACCATTTCAATGCCTGCTATAGCAACATGTTTTCCTCTCCAAGGTTCTAATTTATTGGTGTCTTTACATTCTAAGTGTTGTAAGTGGAACCTTTGTACTCTTTGAACCTGAGGGGTAGGCCAAGGTAACATATGGGAAGGGATGAGTGGCCTGCTGTGAAGGAATGTAGGATGTCATCAAGGTCGATGTTATCGCCCCAGATAGGTTCAACAATGCTCCTTCTACAATTTGTGACAAGGATGTCAGTATCTATGAAATAGGCAAGCGTGGTGGCAAGGACTTGGACTTGTTCCTTGATAGGGGCACATAAAACTGTCACATCGTTGGTGTAAAAGGAAGGATGAATGTCTGTGTGACATCCACTAAGAGGATGAAGCTTTCCTTAGGTTGTAGCCTTGTTCAAGATATGCTGTAGCGGGTTAATGGCAAGCTTGAAAAGCAAAGGGGAAAGGGGGACCCCTGACAGAGCCCATTATCATGCTTGATCAGGTCCTTAGCAATTGCACTGAGCAAAACTCGGGAAGAAGATTAGGAGGGGAGAGTGGAGATCTGTCCCCAGGAGTGGCCTTGGAAGCCATGGTGACTCAACATGTCTATAAAATAATACCACCTAATGGAATCTATGGCCTTATTTATGTGGAGCTGGATGAGGAGTGTAGGTGTCTTGATGTGGTGACATCTTCTAGCCACATCGCGCACATACATGAAGTTATAGTAGATACTTATCCTCTTGATGAAATCATTTTGCACAATGGAAAAAATATCGTTCATGTGCAGAGCCAACTTCATAGAGCAAGGATTTTGACAATGAGCTTGGCCATGACATGGATAAGGCTAATAGTACTAAAATCTGGAATGTCCTTGGTGCAATCTTTCTTGGGGATGAGTGTAACATTTGATGAGTTTAGCCAATGGAAGTTTTCCACGTGGAGGTCTGAGAAGTTagtgatcatgagcatgttgacATCCTCAATAATATCCCAACAGTCCTTGAAGAATTTTTGTTAAGCCATCGGGCCCGCGTGCTTTGTCACTAGCTAGGGCAAAGATCACAACCTTGACCTCCTTCTTTGTGATGGCATCTCCAAGAGCGGAGAGGTCATGGCCAACAATGGAAATCATTGCCCAATTGATGTTCTTTGCACACTAGACACTCTTTTATTTATAGCAGAGAAGTGTGAGAGAATAATGTTTTTCTTGTAGTCATGATCCATCACCCAGTCACTCCCATGTTTTAGATGATGTATAAGATTTTTCCTCCCTCGACCATTCACCCTCAGGTGAAAGTAACAAGTGTTATCATCTCCGAATTTAATATTTTTGATCCTCAAGATTTGTCTCTTCCTTATTCTCTCCATGACCACGAGCCCAACCACACTTATTTGAAGTCTCTTTCAAAGACCTTATCATCATTACTTAGCTCCCAATTATCCTAGGCCTCATCCAACCGAAGAATGATCTCTAAGGTCATGTGAAGTTGGACTTTGACGTTGAAGGAAATAGTTCTACTCCAAGTATTAAGCCTTTGACTAATTCTTTTCAACTTTGTGAATGATCCTTTGATAAGGCTTAGTGTGCTTAGAGAGCTCATCCACACATCTTGAAAATAAAGGTGAAATCCTGGCATGTTGGTCCAACAAAATGCAAAGCAGAAGGTCTTTGGTTGCCAAGGGCTATCTCATTGACTTGGAGGAGAAGACAATGATCCGAAAGTGATGATGGGAGGGCATTCATAATGTTCTTGTCAAAAGTGATATCCCAATCTTCATTGCAAAAGAAGCCATCAAGCTTGGACATGGTTGGGTTGCTTTTCTTATTTCTCCCAAGTGTACATATTTGTTCTGGAGGTGGGTTTCTAGTAGCTCACAAAATACAAGAGCATTCTGAAAGCAGAAGGTGCGGCTATGGTTCGCATTGGCATAGTTATTATCTCTAGAGTAGTATATTTGGTTGAAGTTGCCTATGTCAAGACTTTATCTCGAGGATGGGGATTTTCATTCATCATCTCTTCGAAGAAGATATCTTTATGGATATTTCTTGTTGGCTCATACACTATGGTAGTCTTAAAGGAGGTTTCAGATCTAACGATGGAGACATTAACAGAGAATGTGTAGGTGCCAAAGTGCACATCCTCTACACGGACATGATCTTCTTCCCAAGATGAGAATCCCACCACATGTACTAGTAGTTGGGTGTTGGGAAAAACCCTTTAGCCTGTAGCCTCCAAGGAAGGAAACAATCATGGAGTCAACCACTTCAAGCTTAGTTTCCTGGATACATGCAACATGACACGTAAAGGCAGCAATGGTTTCATCGATAGTGGCTCTCCTATTTCGAAAATTGAGCTTGCACAAATCAATTCAAAAAATTGAGGTTGACACTGAGCAAAGTCAAATAATCAAGGACAAAACTCCAGCAGAAGTCCATAGTGCCTCTCTAGGGCAACAATAAGTAGTTGCACACAACAACAACTACAACCAGGCGCCCCGAATGATTGATGTCTAACATAGGAACTAAACTACATCATCAGATGATCCAAGGCAATCAGGGCGTCTCAACGACGTACTCGCTTATCAGCGATGGCACCTCTCGaccaccatcaccaccatgcTCCATCAAAACATCCTCCATGTTCGTCGCCAAATCGCATCAAGTTGCAAAAGCATCCTAAGCGCCATGGTCTCAATGTATAGCCGTCTTGTCTGGAACAATGCCACAAAGAGGCATTCACTTCCTCGTTGACCTATTTACCCTAA
Coding sequences within it:
- the LOC125512597 gene encoding transcription factor MYB3R-5-like, with the translated sequence MAEGSASFDWDMAVSVAGNHYTSSGHGGVAQHFVHNDGGAPAGAAVVPGAGSRASGGIGKMDPTSLPGYGSSDAPTAITATTQALPPARSSGQGLTRFKRSWTVEEDTLLREKVQEFGQGSWAEVALYLPGRSGKQCRERWTNQLDPNIERKKWTEVEDMKLIKMHQTWGNCWSVIARELPGRSDNAVKNHWNATKRSLNAKRHVKKRNSEQPPPGQLSLLMEYIRSLDPHTESPTETRPVSPPLYHDQQHGGKTRMADIDSVVVIAPTAQAHPSYPNLTMTGMYYHPNPANMQYWAPDLNVTDGTKEGYSYYIPPNAHLNHHQSYGLSPTQMVSKQDIQQAANASMDMYAFTEQHTLPVNNLKAAAEMHHESFINNQLGNMCGGAGGWSYYYGMDAAGSSGPTGGSGSGSDPEGIDMV